Proteins co-encoded in one Prunus persica cultivar Lovell chromosome G6, Prunus_persica_NCBIv2, whole genome shotgun sequence genomic window:
- the LOC18772601 gene encoding uncharacterized protein LOC18772601 translates to MQAVAKLSKNLTRPLFFLAPRTLTTLTAPSSLSNLLTSLGCDTSITHCTNTCLTGRTLLQSPWSAIQHRGAVVLGSDVRAGNVIERKDRLYQVIKVEHSHEGRGKAHIKVELRDVDSGNKTSQRLSTDEAVERVFVETKSYIYMCTDRDGIVLLIDPDTYDQLEVPEDLFGKKAKYLQEELKVKVELFNGIPLSASVPKHVTCIVKEAQPPVKGIAATPKDKIAEMQNGFTMKVPPHIIAGEAVIIDTEDDSYVRRAKA, encoded by the exons atgcaAGCGGTAGCAAAGCTGAGCAAGAACCTCACTCGGcctctcttcttcctcgctCCAAGAACCTTAACCACACTCACTGCTCCTTCTTCTTTATCGAACTTGCTTACCTCACTGGGCTGTGACACCAGCATCACCCACTGCACCAACACCTGTCTCACTGGAAGAACTCTGCTTCAATCTCCCTGGTCCGCCATCCAACACCGCGGAGCCGTTGTCCTGGGCTCCGAT GTGAGAGCTGGAAATGTCATTGAGAGGAAAG ATCGTCTTTACCAG GTGATAAAGGTAGAACATTCCCatgaaggaagaggaaaagCGCACATTAAG GTGGAGCTTCGTGATGTTGACTCTGGAAACAAGACATCCCAAAGGTTGTCGACGGATGAGGCAGTTGAAA GAGTATTTGTTGAGACAAAAAGCTACATTTACATGTGCACAGATCGTGATGGCATTGTATTATTGATTGA CCCTGATACGTACGATCAGCTCGAAGTGCCTGAGGACTTATTTGGAAAGAAGGCTAAATACCTACAAG AGGAACTGAAAGTTAAAGTGGAGCTGTTTAACGGAATCCCTTTGTCCGCATCAGTTCCAAAACATGTGACATGCATTGTCAAGGAAGCACAACCTCCTGTGAAGGGGATTGCAGCAACACCTAA GGATAAAATAGCTGAGATGCAAAATGGCTTCACCATGAAA GTACCACCTCACATCATAGCTGGTGAAGCTGTGATAATTGACACTGAGGACGACTCCTATGTCAGAAG GGCCAAGGCATAG